A portion of the Kribbella jejuensis genome contains these proteins:
- a CDS encoding TetR/AcrR family transcriptional regulator, giving the protein MGLREVKRERTRRLIADKAFELFSDHGFGRTTVEQIAAAAEVGPSTLYRYFPTKEGLVLEFVDDCLADAVTWFCEQPALELPAGLRAVIERVLEQLESNPDRVRAVFDMAEQAGSVSAHLNELIWRFRNDLAAELTRRLTGDPLQVEFVASLSAGITMNIIENVVRVWVDHPGAVDARHLAHQAIALLENGNLPLPGSH; this is encoded by the coding sequence ATGGGACTGCGCGAGGTGAAGCGGGAGCGGACCCGCCGGCTGATCGCGGACAAGGCGTTCGAGCTGTTCAGCGACCACGGGTTCGGCCGGACCACGGTCGAGCAGATCGCGGCGGCGGCCGAGGTCGGACCGAGCACGCTCTACCGGTACTTCCCGACCAAGGAAGGGCTCGTCCTCGAGTTCGTCGACGACTGTCTCGCGGACGCGGTCACCTGGTTCTGCGAGCAGCCCGCGCTGGAATTGCCGGCCGGTCTGCGGGCCGTGATCGAGCGCGTCCTCGAACAACTCGAGAGCAACCCGGACCGTGTCCGCGCGGTGTTCGACATGGCCGAGCAGGCGGGGTCGGTGAGCGCCCACCTGAACGAGCTGATCTGGCGCTTCCGCAACGACCTGGCGGCCGAGCTGACCCGCCGCCTGACCGGCGACCCCCTGCAGGTCGAGTTCGTCGCCTCGCTGTCTGCCGGCATCACCATGAACATCATCGAGAACGTGGTCCGCGTCTGGGTCGACCACCCCGGCGCCGTCGACGCCCGGCACCTCGCCCACCAGGCAATCGCCCTCCTGGAGAACGGCAACCTCCCCCTCCCCGGTTCCCACTAA
- a CDS encoding sugar phosphate isomerase/epimerase family protein: MPRPITLFTGQWADLPFEEVCQFASEAGYDGVEIACSGDHFDVQQAVDDDSYVQGRKDILAKYNLQVFAISNHLVGQAVCDDPIDFRHQAIVPSRVWGDGDAEGVRQRAAEDLKNTARAAAKLGVKTVIGFTGSSIWQYVAMFPPVPADRIQAGYQDFADRWNPILDVFDEVGVRFAHEVHPSEIAYDYWTTTFALEAIGHREAFGLNWDPSHMVWQDIDPVAFLWDFKDRIYHVDCKDTKMRVGGGRNGRLGSHLPWADPRRGWDFYSTGHGDVNWEDCFRVLNSIGYDGPISVEWEDAGMDRKVGAAEAVNVIRKLAFDKPEAAFDAAFATDK, from the coding sequence ATGCCTCGTCCGATCACTCTCTTCACCGGCCAGTGGGCCGACCTGCCGTTCGAAGAGGTCTGCCAGTTCGCGTCCGAGGCCGGGTACGACGGCGTCGAGATCGCCTGCTCCGGTGACCACTTCGACGTCCAGCAGGCGGTCGACGACGACTCGTACGTCCAGGGCCGCAAGGACATCCTGGCGAAGTACAACCTGCAGGTCTTCGCGATCTCCAACCACCTGGTGGGGCAGGCGGTCTGCGACGACCCGATCGACTTCCGGCACCAGGCGATCGTGCCGTCCCGGGTCTGGGGCGACGGCGACGCCGAGGGCGTCCGGCAGCGCGCCGCGGAGGACCTGAAGAACACCGCGCGGGCGGCGGCGAAGCTCGGCGTGAAGACGGTCATCGGCTTCACCGGCTCGTCGATCTGGCAGTACGTCGCGATGTTCCCGCCGGTACCGGCCGATCGGATCCAGGCCGGGTACCAGGACTTCGCGGACCGCTGGAACCCGATCCTCGACGTGTTCGACGAGGTGGGTGTCCGGTTCGCGCACGAGGTGCACCCGTCGGAGATCGCGTACGACTACTGGACCACCACGTTCGCGCTCGAGGCGATCGGCCACCGCGAGGCGTTCGGGCTGAACTGGGACCCGTCGCACATGGTCTGGCAGGACATCGACCCGGTCGCGTTCCTGTGGGACTTCAAGGACCGGATCTACCACGTGGACTGCAAGGACACCAAGATGCGGGTCGGCGGCGGCCGTAACGGCCGGCTCGGTTCGCACCTGCCGTGGGCGGACCCGCGGCGCGGCTGGGACTTCTACTCCACCGGTCACGGCGACGTGAACTGGGAGGACTGCTTCCGGGTGCTGAACTCGATCGGCTACGACGGCCCGATCTCGGTCGAGTGGGAGGACGCCGGCATGGACCGCAAGGTCGGCGCCGCGGAGGCGGTCAACGTGATCCGCAAGCTCGCCTTCGACAAGCCCGAAGCCGCTTTCGACGCAGCCTTCGCAACGGACAAGTAG
- a CDS encoding CynX/NimT family MFS transporter has protein sequence MARDRSALITATAFVVALSLRPALTAVGPVLPRIGDALQLGEAAQGLLGTLPLLAFAVASPLVHLASRRFGMERAVFVSLLVLAISSALRPYTGHAGLWIGTVLVGGAIAVGNVLVPVILKRDYAGNVSRATGIYTAFITGGAAIASILAVPIADAVDWRLSLAVWGGLALLVAVIWLPRTLSPEPMPAASTDDETPSVSVWRQPMAWLVTAFMGLQSTSFYLFVNWLPTIEISTGGVSERATGVHLFVFQVFGLIGGLSIPFLLKHPTNQRAGLMTASTPILVALLGLLLAPQLAIVWAVVGGLGQGAGLVAALSLISLRGRGHHETTQLSGMAQAVGYTLAAAGPVVAGYLTQVTGGWSTTLVVFAVLAATQVTLGFVAGRDDR, from the coding sequence ATGGCCAGAGACCGGTCGGCGCTGATCACAGCGACCGCCTTCGTGGTCGCGCTGAGCCTGCGCCCGGCGCTGACCGCGGTCGGGCCGGTGCTGCCGCGGATCGGCGACGCGCTCCAACTCGGTGAGGCGGCGCAGGGTCTGCTCGGCACGCTGCCGCTGCTCGCGTTCGCGGTCGCCTCTCCCCTCGTCCACCTGGCGTCCCGGCGGTTCGGGATGGAGCGGGCCGTGTTCGTCTCGCTTCTGGTGCTGGCGATCAGCAGCGCGCTCCGCCCGTACACCGGCCACGCCGGTCTCTGGATCGGTACCGTTCTGGTCGGCGGCGCGATTGCTGTCGGCAACGTGCTGGTACCGGTGATCCTCAAGCGCGACTACGCCGGCAACGTGTCCCGGGCGACCGGCATCTACACCGCCTTCATCACCGGCGGCGCCGCGATCGCCTCGATCCTCGCCGTACCGATCGCCGACGCGGTCGACTGGCGGCTGTCACTCGCGGTCTGGGGCGGTCTCGCTCTCCTGGTGGCGGTGATCTGGCTGCCGCGGACGCTGTCCCCGGAGCCGATGCCGGCCGCTTCGACGGACGACGAGACTCCGTCGGTGAGCGTGTGGCGACAGCCGATGGCCTGGCTGGTGACCGCGTTCATGGGACTGCAGTCGACCAGCTTCTACCTGTTCGTGAACTGGCTGCCGACGATCGAGATCTCCACCGGCGGCGTCTCCGAGCGCGCCACCGGTGTGCATCTGTTCGTCTTCCAGGTCTTCGGCCTGATCGGCGGCCTGAGCATCCCGTTCCTGCTGAAACACCCGACCAACCAGCGGGCCGGTCTGATGACGGCGAGTACGCCGATTCTCGTCGCACTGCTCGGCCTGCTGCTGGCACCGCAGCTGGCGATCGTCTGGGCGGTCGTCGGCGGGCTTGGCCAGGGCGCCGGGCTGGTCGCCGCGCTCTCGCTGATCAGCCTGCGCGGCCGCGGCCACCACGAGACCACGCAGCTGTCCGGGATGGCGCAGGCGGTCGGGTACACGCTGGCCGCCGCCGGCCCGGTCGTCGCGGGCTACCTGACGCAGGTGACCGGCGGCTGGAGTACGACACTCGTCGTGTTCGCCGTACTCGCAGCCACCCAGGTCACACTCGGATTCGTCGCAGGACGCGACGACCGCTGA
- a CDS encoding MFS transporter, whose product MTDDTTLVKRSRYAVAAVFCVHGSVTGSFATRVPWIQEHSGLSAGELGLALAFPALGAALMMPLAARVTHRFGTRNALRGLLALWTLALILPSFAPGLLTLCAALLIYGGTAGMADVAMNALGVEVERRLKKSIMSGLHGLWSAGVLLGSAVGTVAAHAKLSAQVHHTIAALVLTLIGTVVCQFVLNVHPEEDEEPPARFTLPPRSALLIGAVGFCAVFAEGASLDWSAVYLRDVLDSSAGVAAGATTGFAVTMAIARITGDAVIDRFGVVPTVRASGLIATLGGLLVVVSPDAIVAMIGFGLIGIGIAVVVPLAFAAAGHTGANASQAIAGVATITYASGLVAPSIIGGIAQASSLTISFIVVTALAAGLAIFARVLATKTEAGAQP is encoded by the coding sequence GTGACCGATGACACCACCCTCGTCAAGCGATCCCGGTACGCCGTCGCCGCAGTCTTCTGCGTGCACGGATCGGTCACCGGCTCGTTCGCGACCCGGGTGCCGTGGATCCAGGAGCACTCCGGCCTGTCCGCGGGCGAGCTCGGACTGGCGCTCGCGTTCCCGGCGCTCGGGGCCGCGTTGATGATGCCGCTCGCGGCCCGGGTCACCCACCGGTTCGGCACCCGCAACGCACTGCGTGGGCTGCTCGCACTCTGGACGCTCGCCCTGATCCTGCCGTCGTTCGCGCCCGGCCTGCTGACCCTGTGCGCGGCCCTGCTGATCTACGGCGGTACGGCGGGTATGGCCGACGTCGCGATGAACGCGCTCGGCGTCGAGGTGGAACGCCGGCTGAAGAAGTCGATCATGTCCGGGCTGCACGGCCTGTGGAGCGCCGGCGTGCTGCTCGGGTCCGCGGTCGGAACGGTCGCGGCGCACGCGAAACTGAGCGCGCAGGTCCATCACACGATCGCCGCCCTGGTGCTGACCCTGATCGGAACGGTCGTCTGCCAGTTCGTGCTGAACGTGCACCCCGAGGAGGACGAGGAGCCGCCGGCCCGGTTCACGCTGCCGCCGAGGTCGGCGTTGCTGATCGGCGCGGTCGGCTTCTGCGCGGTGTTCGCCGAAGGCGCGAGCCTCGACTGGTCCGCGGTGTACCTGCGCGACGTCCTGGACAGCTCGGCCGGGGTCGCCGCCGGTGCGACCACCGGGTTCGCGGTGACGATGGCGATCGCCCGGATCACCGGCGACGCGGTCATCGACCGGTTCGGCGTCGTCCCGACGGTCCGGGCCAGCGGCCTGATCGCGACGCTCGGCGGTCTGCTCGTGGTGGTCTCGCCGGACGCGATCGTCGCGATGATCGGCTTCGGGCTGATCGGGATCGGGATCGCGGTCGTCGTACCGCTCGCCTTTGCCGCGGCCGGCCACACCGGCGCCAACGCCAGCCAGGCGATCGCCGGCGTCGCCACGATCACGTACGCGTCCGGCCTGGTCGCGCCGTCGATCATCGGCGGCATCGCGCAGGCGAGCAGCCTGACGATCTCGTTCATCGTGGTCACGGCGCTCGCGGCCGGGCTGGCGATCTTCGCGCGCGTACTCGCAACCAAGACAGAAGCTGGAGCGCAACCGTGA
- a CDS encoding DeoR/GlpR family DNA-binding transcription regulator, translating to MRSAERHQVIVERLRVGDRVSVQELVEATEASDMTIRRDLDFLAAQGVLKRIHGGAVSAMPSGLEPPHSLRAQAAVAAKQAIARAAVEHLHDGETIVLDSGTTALETAKLLHDRAMTVMPLSLHVAHELADAPRIRLLMPGGEARKGELSLVGPLTVASLRALRFDAAVLSPCAFSLDAGLTAFDLGDAEVKQEAMNVATRTIVLADGAKWDRAALAYVCPAVRPDLIITDDSAPEDQRILLTQRGGLVEVAS from the coding sequence ATGAGAAGTGCGGAACGGCACCAAGTGATCGTAGAACGACTCCGTGTCGGCGACCGAGTGTCGGTCCAGGAACTGGTCGAGGCCACTGAGGCCTCCGACATGACGATCCGCCGCGACCTCGACTTCCTCGCCGCGCAGGGCGTGCTGAAGCGGATCCACGGCGGCGCGGTGTCGGCGATGCCGTCGGGTCTCGAGCCGCCGCACTCGCTCCGCGCGCAGGCCGCGGTGGCCGCCAAACAGGCGATCGCACGCGCCGCGGTCGAGCACCTCCACGACGGCGAGACGATCGTCCTCGACAGCGGTACGACGGCGCTCGAGACGGCGAAGCTCCTGCACGACCGCGCGATGACCGTGATGCCGCTGTCGCTGCATGTCGCACACGAGTTGGCCGACGCGCCGCGGATCCGGCTGCTGATGCCGGGCGGTGAGGCGCGCAAGGGCGAGCTGTCCTTGGTCGGCCCGCTGACCGTCGCCTCGCTGCGGGCGCTGCGCTTCGACGCCGCTGTCCTGAGCCCGTGTGCGTTCAGCCTGGACGCGGGGCTGACCGCGTTCGACCTGGGTGACGCGGAGGTCAAGCAGGAGGCGATGAACGTCGCCACCCGCACCATCGTGCTCGCCGACGGCGCGAAGTGGGACCGCGCCGCACTCGCCTACGTCTGCCCGGCCGTCCGCCCGGACCTGATCATCACCGACGACTCCGCCCCTGAGGACCAACGAATCTTGCTGACCCAACGCGGCGGCCTCGTCGAGGTCGCGTCTTGA
- a CDS encoding trans-sulfuration enzyme family protein, with protein MTAELDPSTVVVHAGRPERVPNAPVGPSPVFSSTYVAGGDRGYGRFGNEAWSALEDTLGQLEGGRAVSFASGMAAAAAVIDLVPIGGRVVAPQHAYSGVLALLDQQAATGRLSVVRADIADTESVDLTDANMLWIESPTNPAMEVADIPVLAAAAHDAGATVVVDNTFATPLLQQPLRLGADVVMHSATKFIAGHSDVILGAVVTADDDLWSAIELRRRSLGAIPGSMDAWLALRGLRTLALRLDRAQSNAAYLADRLREHPRVSRVRYPGLPDDPGHARAEAQMSGFGAILAIELGGDAAAAQKVCESTNLWVHATSLGGVESLLERRRRWPMEVPTIPEDLIRLSVGIEHPEDLWNDLEQALNAS; from the coding sequence ATGACTGCTGAGCTCGACCCGTCCACTGTTGTCGTGCATGCCGGCCGGCCGGAGCGGGTGCCGAATGCGCCTGTCGGACCGTCGCCGGTGTTCAGTTCGACGTACGTGGCCGGCGGGGATCGCGGCTACGGGCGGTTCGGCAACGAGGCGTGGAGCGCGCTCGAGGACACGCTCGGTCAGCTCGAAGGCGGTCGCGCCGTGAGCTTCGCATCCGGGATGGCAGCGGCGGCGGCAGTGATCGACCTGGTCCCGATCGGCGGCCGGGTGGTCGCGCCGCAGCACGCGTACTCCGGCGTACTCGCGCTGCTCGACCAGCAGGCAGCAACCGGCCGGCTCAGCGTGGTCCGGGCCGACATCGCCGACACCGAGTCAGTCGACCTCACCGATGCCAACATGCTGTGGATCGAGTCGCCGACCAACCCTGCGATGGAGGTCGCCGACATTCCCGTCCTCGCCGCGGCCGCGCACGACGCCGGGGCGACCGTTGTCGTCGATAACACGTTCGCCACTCCCCTGCTCCAGCAGCCGTTGCGACTGGGCGCCGACGTGGTGATGCACTCGGCGACCAAGTTCATCGCCGGTCACTCGGACGTGATCCTCGGCGCGGTCGTCACCGCCGACGACGACCTGTGGTCCGCGATCGAACTACGCCGCCGCAGCCTCGGAGCGATCCCCGGATCGATGGACGCCTGGCTCGCCCTCCGCGGCCTGCGGACGCTCGCGCTCCGCCTCGACCGCGCCCAGTCGAACGCCGCCTACCTGGCCGACCGCCTCCGCGAGCACCCACGGGTCAGCCGCGTCCGCTACCCAGGTCTGCCTGACGACCCCGGTCACGCCCGCGCCGAGGCGCAGATGTCGGGCTTCGGCGCGATTCTCGCGATCGAGCTCGGCGGCGACGCGGCCGCGGCGCAGAAGGTCTGCGAGAGCACGAACCTCTGGGTCCACGCGACCAGTCTCGGCGGCGTCGAGTCGCTGCTCGAACGCCGCCGCCGCTGGCCGATGGAGGTCCCGACCATCCCCGAGGACCTGATCCGGCTCTCGGTAGGCATCGAGCACCCCGAAGACCTCTGGAACGACCTGGAGCAAGCGCTCAACGCTTCTTGA
- a CDS encoding Gfo/Idh/MocA family protein: MSTNARKLKVGIVGGGFMGQVHGRAALVSGATVVGAVGSSPARAEAAAEATGAERGFGTLDELLAADVDVVHVCTPNNTHRDVTLKALDAGKHVVCEKPLATSVEDAIGLQTAAYEAQLVGAVPFVYRYHPMVRELRARIAAGDAGVITSLHGSYLQDWLAGADDQNWRVDDTTGGPSRTFADIGSHWCDLTEFVTGDRIAAISAQLRTVRAQRGGVEVKTEDLATAQFRTEAGVVGTIVVSQVAAGRKNRLYLEVSGTESSFGFDQEDPDRLWVGHVDASQVLTRDPGTLSPDALRVNRLPAGHAQGYQDAFDSFVADSYAAVLGDRPDGLPDFAAGARSARVVDAVLRSAANDSAWIPVDHAVDN; encoded by the coding sequence GTGTCCACCAATGCGCGCAAGCTGAAGGTCGGGATCGTCGGCGGCGGGTTCATGGGTCAGGTCCACGGCCGGGCCGCGCTGGTGTCCGGCGCGACCGTGGTGGGAGCCGTCGGATCGTCGCCCGCCCGGGCGGAGGCCGCGGCCGAGGCGACCGGTGCGGAGCGCGGGTTCGGTACCCTGGACGAGCTGCTCGCCGCGGACGTCGACGTCGTCCACGTCTGTACGCCGAACAACACGCACCGGGACGTGACGCTCAAGGCGCTCGACGCCGGGAAGCACGTGGTCTGCGAGAAGCCGCTCGCGACGTCGGTGGAGGACGCGATCGGCCTGCAGACCGCGGCGTACGAGGCGCAACTGGTCGGCGCGGTGCCGTTCGTGTACCGGTACCACCCGATGGTCCGCGAGCTGCGCGCCCGGATCGCCGCGGGCGACGCCGGCGTGATCACCAGCCTGCACGGCTCGTACCTGCAGGACTGGCTGGCCGGCGCCGACGACCAGAACTGGCGCGTCGACGACACCACCGGCGGCCCGTCGCGGACGTTCGCGGACATCGGCTCGCACTGGTGCGACCTGACCGAGTTCGTCACCGGCGACCGGATCGCTGCGATCAGCGCCCAGCTCCGGACGGTACGGGCGCAGCGCGGCGGCGTCGAGGTGAAGACCGAGGATCTGGCCACCGCGCAGTTCCGGACCGAGGCCGGCGTGGTCGGCACGATCGTGGTCAGCCAGGTCGCCGCCGGCCGGAAGAACCGGCTGTACCTCGAGGTGTCCGGTACCGAGTCGAGCTTCGGCTTCGACCAGGAGGACCCGGACCGGCTGTGGGTCGGCCATGTCGACGCGTCGCAGGTCCTGACCCGCGACCCCGGCACGCTCAGCCCGGACGCGCTGCGGGTGAACCGGCTGCCGGCCGGCCACGCGCAGGGCTACCAGGACGCGTTCGACTCGTTCGTCGCCGACAGCTACGCCGCCGTGCTGGGGGACCGCCCGGACGGCCTGCCCGATTTCGCCGCCGGAGCACGCTCGGCCCGTGTGGTCGACGCCGTACTGCGGTCCGCCGCCAACGACTCTGCTTGGATCCCCGTAGACCACGCCGTCGACAACTAG
- a CDS encoding MFS transporter, with protein sequence MTTDTQLPASPPRAARVATWSYFGLNGFAVGMWVVHIPSIEQRTGITHSTLGLLLLVLGGAAFTGMQVAGPLVDKIGQRRLVPAAGILLGVALAGPGLATNWWTLGIALIFVGFGNGSIDVGMNAQAVVVERGYPRPIMAAFHAMWSIGGAIAAVVGAATLRAHVPPEVTLALAGLICIVLSLIASRFLLEATEPAAAEVSEAPREKPSAKLVWALGGLAFGLMLSEGVANDWAALHFRDILGTSVSTAAYAYGAFAVAMTVGRFLTDRVAAVVGPAAIVRWGAAMAAVGLTLVIVVPWVPVALAGWAIFGLGLAGGVPQLFTAAGNLDPRSSGALMARVVGLGYVGLLAGPALIGGLAHWMPLNIAFILPVVLCVLTFFGGPVLKKR encoded by the coding sequence TTGACCACCGACACACAACTCCCGGCAAGTCCTCCGCGCGCCGCCCGTGTTGCCACCTGGTCGTACTTCGGCCTGAACGGCTTCGCGGTCGGGATGTGGGTGGTGCACATCCCGAGTATCGAGCAGCGGACCGGGATCACCCACAGCACGCTCGGCCTGCTCCTGCTGGTCCTCGGCGGTGCCGCCTTCACCGGTATGCAGGTTGCCGGCCCGCTCGTCGACAAGATCGGCCAACGCCGGCTCGTCCCGGCCGCGGGCATCCTGCTCGGTGTCGCGCTCGCCGGTCCCGGTCTCGCCACGAACTGGTGGACGCTGGGGATCGCGCTGATCTTCGTTGGCTTCGGCAACGGTTCGATCGACGTCGGGATGAACGCGCAGGCGGTCGTGGTCGAGCGCGGGTACCCGCGGCCGATCATGGCCGCGTTCCACGCGATGTGGTCGATCGGTGGCGCGATCGCCGCGGTCGTCGGCGCGGCCACGCTGCGGGCCCACGTACCACCCGAGGTCACGCTCGCGCTGGCCGGGCTGATCTGCATCGTGCTGTCGCTGATCGCCAGCCGATTCTTGCTGGAGGCAACCGAACCGGCGGCCGCGGAGGTTTCGGAGGCGCCGCGGGAGAAGCCGTCGGCCAAGCTGGTCTGGGCGCTCGGCGGACTGGCATTCGGGCTGATGCTGTCCGAGGGTGTTGCCAACGACTGGGCGGCCTTGCACTTCCGCGACATCCTCGGTACGTCGGTGAGTACGGCGGCCTACGCGTACGGCGCGTTCGCGGTGGCGATGACCGTCGGGCGGTTCCTCACCGACCGGGTCGCGGCCGTGGTCGGTCCGGCGGCGATCGTGCGCTGGGGCGCCGCGATGGCAGCGGTCGGCCTGACACTGGTCATCGTCGTACCGTGGGTCCCCGTCGCACTGGCCGGCTGGGCGATCTTCGGCCTCGGCCTCGCGGGCGGCGTACCGCAGCTGTTCACCGCCGCCGGCAACCTCGACCCGCGGTCCTCCGGCGCGCTGATGGCGCGCGTGGTCGGTCTCGGGTACGTCGGACTGCTCGCGGGGCCCGCGCTGATCGGCGGGCTCGCGCACTGGATGCCGCTGAACATCGCGTTCATCCTGCCGGTCGTGCTGTGTGTCCTGACGTTCTTCGGTGGACCGGTGCTCAAGAAGCGTTGA
- a CDS encoding cytochrome P450 → MTESFPVRRPSGCPFDPAPEYAAYRRSEAPAKVFTPAGVDAYVISRYDDVRTLLRDSRLSSRLAPSDHVVPDADLDREAESGSILQVDGAAHKRLRRMLATEFAAKRLEAMRPWIAQIVDDRIVDMLKKSGPVDLVQEFALPIPSLVICELLGVPYADRDEFQERSAQLVRVDGWTEETQRASDELNQYIVGLVLAKQAERTDDLLSRLITRGEDLGTPLTLEELVTVGVTLLIAGHETTANMIALSTLALLRNPDQLALLRSDPSKVPGAVEELLRYLSVVHFGLFRHVTDDLTIGSSTIRSGDYLIAALSSANRDETVFPDPDRLDLERQAAAHVAFGFGPHQCIGQQLARIELQEVFTRLFARIPTLRLAVPFEEIDYRENTLVYGMTALPVTWDTPI, encoded by the coding sequence ATGACCGAGAGCTTTCCCGTCCGCAGGCCGTCCGGCTGCCCGTTCGACCCCGCACCCGAGTACGCCGCCTACCGCCGCTCCGAGGCGCCGGCAAAGGTGTTCACCCCGGCCGGCGTCGACGCGTACGTGATCAGCCGGTACGACGACGTCCGCACCCTGCTCCGGGACAGCCGGCTGAGTTCGCGCCTGGCGCCGTCCGATCACGTCGTGCCGGACGCCGACCTGGACCGGGAGGCGGAATCGGGCTCGATCCTGCAGGTGGACGGTGCGGCGCACAAACGGCTGCGCCGGATGCTCGCGACCGAGTTCGCGGCCAAGCGGCTGGAGGCGATGCGGCCGTGGATCGCGCAGATCGTCGACGATCGGATTGTCGACATGCTTAAGAAGAGCGGACCTGTCGACCTGGTGCAGGAGTTCGCGCTGCCGATCCCGTCGCTGGTGATCTGCGAACTGCTCGGCGTTCCGTACGCGGACCGCGACGAGTTCCAGGAACGCAGCGCGCAGCTCGTTCGGGTCGACGGCTGGACCGAGGAGACCCAGCGCGCCAGTGACGAGCTGAACCAGTACATCGTCGGCCTGGTGCTGGCCAAGCAGGCCGAGCGCACCGACGACCTGCTCTCCCGCCTGATCACCCGCGGCGAGGACCTCGGTACGCCGTTGACGCTCGAGGAACTGGTCACGGTCGGCGTCACGCTGCTGATCGCCGGCCACGAGACGACCGCGAACATGATCGCGTTGAGCACGCTCGCATTGCTCCGCAATCCTGACCAGCTCGCACTGCTCCGGTCCGACCCGTCGAAGGTGCCGGGCGCGGTCGAGGAGCTGCTGCGGTACCTGTCCGTCGTGCATTTCGGACTGTTCCGGCACGTGACCGACGACTTGACCATCGGATCGTCGACGATCCGATCAGGCGACTACCTGATCGCCGCGTTGTCCTCGGCGAACCGGGACGAGACCGTGTTCCCGGACCCGGACCGGCTCGATCTCGAACGGCAGGCCGCGGCCCACGTCGCCTTCGGGTTCGGGCCGCACCAGTGCATCGGCCAGCAGCTCGCGCGGATCGAGCTGCAGGAGGTCTTCACCCGGTTGTTCGCCCGGATCCCGACGCTGCGGCTCGCCGTACCGTTCGAGGAGATCGACTACCGCGAGAACACGCTCGTGTACGGAATGACAGCGTTGCCAGTCACCTGGGACACGCCGATCTGA
- a CDS encoding FadR/GntR family transcriptional regulator, with translation MASLVRQVPLVLQVSEQFRARIESGDWPRGARIPGEHQLATELGVSRGTVREALRSLSLTGLLEPRVGDGTYVRATNEISGVLVRDELSASLTHVLDARAGIEAAAARLAARDPDPESLAALEQVLVARGEALAAGDLDAFVAVDTDFHRRVVVASGNPLLLRLYDALAEVMTESIHQTATIPEDQRLGDAHVEVLEAIRAADPEAASQASYALIETVKLTGSGQ, from the coding sequence ATGGCGTCTTTGGTGCGGCAGGTGCCGCTCGTGCTGCAGGTGTCCGAGCAGTTCCGGGCGCGGATCGAGTCCGGGGACTGGCCGCGTGGGGCGCGCATCCCGGGCGAGCACCAGCTCGCGACCGAGCTCGGCGTCAGCCGCGGTACGGTCCGCGAGGCGCTGCGCTCGCTGAGCCTGACGGGCCTGCTGGAGCCACGCGTCGGCGACGGTACGTACGTCCGCGCGACCAACGAGATCAGCGGCGTACTGGTCCGCGACGAGCTGTCGGCGTCGCTGACGCACGTCCTCGACGCCCGCGCCGGGATCGAGGCGGCGGCCGCCCGGCTGGCCGCGCGGGACCCGGATCCGGAGAGCCTGGCGGCCCTGGAGCAGGTGCTCGTCGCACGCGGCGAGGCGCTCGCGGCCGGGGACCTGGACGCGTTCGTTGCCGTCGACACCGACTTCCACCGCCGGGTCGTGGTCGCCAGCGGGAACCCGTTGCTCCTGCGGCTCTACGACGCGCTCGCCGAGGTGATGACCGAGTCGATCCACCAGACCGCGACGATCCCGGAGGACCAACGGCTCGGGGACGCGCATGTCGAGGTACTGGAGGCGATCCGCGCCGCCGATCCCGAGGCGGCGAGTCAGGCCTCCTATGCGCTGATCGAGACGGTCAAGCTGACCGGGTCCGGCCAGTAG
- a CDS encoding GNAT family N-acetyltransferase — protein MTHFRTAGPQDAAAVAELHGDSWRRHYRGAYADAFLDDESPAYLTAMWTQRLANREGTRTTVAEEDGQLIGLAHVVYDADPKYGALVDNLHVRAVRERQGLGTQLLAHAAKDVRTGLYLWVLEQNTAAQAFYEARGGIRGDRKDVPPPGGEPHRLTGTPACFRYYWPDPVSLTVSISA, from the coding sequence GTGACGCACTTTCGGACAGCCGGACCGCAGGACGCGGCCGCGGTCGCAGAACTGCACGGCGACAGCTGGCGGCGGCACTACCGGGGCGCGTACGCCGACGCGTTCCTCGACGACGAGTCGCCGGCGTACCTCACCGCGATGTGGACGCAGCGCCTGGCGAACCGGGAGGGCACGCGTACGACGGTCGCGGAGGAGGACGGGCAACTCATCGGCCTCGCGCATGTGGTGTACGACGCGGACCCGAAGTACGGCGCTCTGGTCGACAACCTGCACGTACGTGCCGTCCGCGAGCGGCAAGGACTCGGCACCCAGCTCCTCGCCCACGCCGCCAAGGACGTCCGAACCGGTCTCTACCTCTGGGTGCTCGAGCAGAACACGGCCGCACAGGCGTTCTACGAAGCCCGCGGCGGAATTCGCGGCGACCGCAAGGACGTCCCGCCACCCGGCGGCGAGCCCCACCGCCTGACCGGGACGCCGGCCTGTTTCCGCTACTACTGGCCGGACCCGGTCAGCTTGACCGTCTCGATCAGCGCATAG